One window from the genome of Streptomyces cadmiisoli encodes:
- a CDS encoding lipid-transfer protein: MTADVAVLGAGMHPWGKWGRSFVEYGVAAARSALADAGVDWRQVGSIVGADTVRGGYPGYVAGATFAKALGWQGARVTSVYAACASGAQAVQSARAQILAGLADVVLVVGADAAPKGFFRPAGGGRPDDPDWLRFRVLGATNPTYFGLYARRRMAVHGDTLEDFAQVKVKNAAMGALNPNARYRKRVSAREVAAAPVVADPLRLLDICATSDGGAALVLSSMEFARRHGVDRPVRIRAVSTVTPRYPNTVLDLPDIATDAAPAGASTTETFRVSIARAAYEEAGIGPEDLSVAEVYDLSTALELQWYEDLALCGTGEGAKLLRDGATALGGHIPVNVSGGLASFGEAVPAQAIAQVCEITWQLRGEAGDRQVSGASVGITANQGLFGHGSAVIAVR, translated from the coding sequence GTGACAGCGGACGTCGCGGTGCTCGGCGCCGGCATGCACCCGTGGGGCAAGTGGGGGCGGAGCTTCGTCGAGTACGGCGTGGCGGCGGCCCGATCGGCACTGGCGGACGCCGGTGTGGACTGGCGGCAGGTCGGCTCGATCGTCGGCGCGGACACGGTCCGCGGCGGCTACCCCGGCTATGTGGCGGGCGCGACGTTCGCCAAGGCCCTGGGCTGGCAGGGGGCGCGGGTCACGAGCGTCTACGCGGCGTGCGCCTCGGGGGCGCAGGCCGTGCAGAGCGCTCGGGCCCAGATCCTCGCCGGGCTCGCGGACGTGGTGCTCGTGGTGGGCGCCGACGCCGCGCCGAAGGGTTTCTTCCGGCCGGCCGGCGGTGGCCGGCCCGACGACCCCGACTGGCTGAGGTTCCGGGTGCTCGGAGCGACCAATCCGACGTACTTCGGGCTGTACGCCCGGCGGAGGATGGCCGTCCACGGGGACACGCTGGAGGACTTCGCGCAGGTCAAGGTGAAGAACGCGGCGATGGGCGCGCTGAATCCGAACGCCCGTTACCGCAAGCGGGTCAGCGCGCGGGAGGTCGCCGCCGCTCCGGTGGTCGCCGATCCGCTGCGGCTGCTCGACATCTGCGCCACGTCGGACGGCGGGGCGGCGCTGGTGCTGTCCAGCATGGAGTTCGCCCGGCGGCACGGGGTCGACCGGCCGGTGCGGATCCGGGCGGTGTCCACCGTGACACCGCGTTATCCGAACACCGTGCTGGACCTACCGGACATCGCGACCGACGCCGCACCGGCCGGGGCGAGCACTACGGAGACCTTCCGGGTGTCCATCGCGCGCGCCGCGTACGAGGAGGCGGGCATCGGCCCGGAGGACCTGTCCGTCGCCGAGGTGTACGACCTGTCCACGGCACTGGAACTCCAGTGGTACGAGGACCTGGCGCTGTGCGGGACCGGCGAGGGCGCGAAGTTGCTGCGGGACGGCGCGACGGCACTCGGCGGACACATACCGGTGAACGTGAGCGGCGGGCTGGCGTCCTTCGGGGAGGCGGTCCCGGCGCAGGCGATCGCCCAGGTCTGCGAGATCACCTGGCAGTTGCGGGGGGAGGCCGGGGACCGGCAGGTGTCCGGGGCGAGCGTGGGAATCACCGCCAACCAAGGGCTTTTCGGACACGGGTCCGCAGTGATCGCGGTGCGGTGA
- a CDS encoding NUDIX domain-containing protein — translation MSETQHSAPNSAAGSHCSSCGSPYGEGVTGWPRTCPACGAVAHRNPLPVAVALQPVYDTKGTALVVITRTVAPARGGVALPGGYVDDREDWRHALVRELREETGIEAASRDVRLVDAMSSPDGHLLLFGALPERPADRLPEPAPTDETEGWHLLRRPEELAFPLHTIAVRAWFDGRYI, via the coding sequence GTGTCCGAAACTCAGCACTCCGCCCCCAACTCCGCAGCGGGCTCCCACTGTTCAAGCTGCGGATCGCCCTACGGAGAGGGCGTCACCGGCTGGCCCCGCACCTGTCCGGCCTGCGGCGCCGTGGCCCACCGCAACCCGCTGCCCGTCGCCGTAGCCCTCCAGCCGGTCTACGACACCAAGGGCACCGCCCTGGTCGTCATCACCCGAACCGTCGCCCCCGCGCGCGGAGGCGTCGCCCTGCCCGGCGGCTACGTCGACGACCGCGAGGACTGGCGGCACGCCCTCGTCCGCGAACTCCGGGAGGAAACCGGCATCGAGGCGGCGAGCCGCGATGTACGGCTCGTCGACGCGATGAGCTCGCCCGACGGGCATCTCCTGCTGTTCGGCGCGCTTCCCGAACGCCCCGCCGACCGCCTCCCCGAACCGGCACCCACGGACGAGACGGAGGGCTGGCACCTCCTGCGCAGGCCCGAGGAACTCGCCTTCCCCCTGCACACGATCGCCGTACGGGCCTGGTTCGACGGCCGGTACATCTAG
- a CDS encoding Zn-ribbon domain-containing OB-fold protein, which produces MVAGWFTGHGDDFRLLGTRCSACAAVFFPREDAHCRNPGCSGGELLEVPLSRRGRVWSYTDSRYRPPSPYVSDPELPWESYALIAVELEYERIVVLGQAVPGVNATDLAVGTEVEVVPGVLCEDAETIWTTWHWRPAEVTR; this is translated from the coding sequence GTGGTGGCCGGATGGTTCACCGGCCACGGGGACGACTTCCGGCTCCTGGGCACGCGCTGCTCGGCCTGTGCCGCGGTGTTCTTTCCACGCGAGGACGCACACTGCCGGAATCCCGGCTGCTCCGGCGGCGAGCTGCTGGAGGTCCCCCTCTCGCGCCGGGGACGCGTCTGGTCGTACACGGACAGCCGGTACCGGCCACCGTCACCGTATGTGAGCGATCCGGAACTCCCGTGGGAGTCGTACGCGTTGATCGCTGTGGAGCTGGAGTACGAGCGGATCGTGGTGCTGGGGCAGGCGGTTCCGGGGGTGAACGCCACCGACCTGGCGGTGGGCACGGAGGTCGAGGTGGTGCCCGGAGTGCTGTGCGAGGACGCGGAGACGATCTGGACGACGTGGCACTGGCGGCCCGCGGAGGTGACGAGGTGA
- a CDS encoding GGDEF domain-containing protein, whose amino-acid sequence MRSWSDTLRFAFQPVVNLSTGGIAALEILARPETGDILAEARRNPELDGRLAVSAVRAAVRQETLLPLHVNVFAGTLADLGGLAPLHDAVRAAGRMPWEITVDICPPFTHVPRTALLEAAAALREQGFRISADGVGEGDAPLCLLTDLSPDVVKLDSSLLSRPAAVKAMRTLCDELGALLSVEGVETEFQCAAALSAGAQLAQGHLFAPPARLPAVDVYVPPRSPAVGTPTPTGPLVREFVRPAALLPADASAGRVRALLTGSPEVSGVLLVDRDGVPVRSVHRSRFLLSMSGRYGHALYADRPAAKLGDPPRTVGIDATAWEVLDVVADGGRARISDDVAVVDAYGRCVGAVRLADLVRALAETRVEEAAGLNPLTRLPGSDAITGEVDRRIATGHAFALSWLDVDHFKQVNDSAGFAAGDELIRSVGRALQLAASGSTRVGHIGGDDFLVLADPEGLDPLAASVLDAPWSAGGRAVTLSLATVLCPPGSVTDHRQAAACLAPLKKAAKSLYGASWVLGHVGSPGHEVRRGARATARQAGCAMGDPTRR is encoded by the coding sequence GTGCGCTCCTGGTCGGACACGCTCCGCTTCGCCTTCCAGCCGGTGGTCAATCTGTCCACCGGTGGGATAGCGGCCCTGGAGATCCTCGCCCGCCCGGAGACCGGCGACATTCTGGCCGAGGCCCGGCGGAATCCCGAACTCGACGGCCGGCTCGCCGTATCGGCGGTCCGTGCGGCGGTGCGCCAGGAGACGCTGCTGCCGCTGCACGTGAACGTGTTCGCCGGCACCCTGGCCGACCTCGGCGGCCTGGCCCCGCTGCACGACGCCGTGCGTGCGGCCGGACGGATGCCCTGGGAGATCACCGTCGACATCTGCCCGCCGTTCACGCATGTGCCGCGCACGGCTCTGCTGGAGGCGGCCGCCGCCTTGCGGGAGCAGGGCTTCCGGATCAGCGCCGACGGAGTCGGGGAGGGCGACGCACCGCTGTGTCTGCTCACCGACCTCTCCCCTGACGTGGTGAAACTCGACTCGTCGCTGCTGTCCCGGCCGGCCGCGGTGAAGGCGATGCGCACCCTGTGCGACGAGCTCGGCGCGCTGCTGTCCGTGGAGGGGGTGGAGACCGAATTCCAGTGCGCGGCGGCGCTGTCGGCCGGGGCGCAACTGGCCCAGGGCCATCTGTTCGCGCCGCCGGCCAGACTGCCGGCAGTGGACGTATACGTTCCGCCCCGCTCCCCCGCCGTCGGGACGCCGACGCCGACGGGGCCACTGGTACGGGAGTTCGTGCGGCCGGCCGCGCTGCTGCCCGCCGACGCCTCCGCGGGGCGGGTGCGGGCGCTGCTGACCGGCTCGCCGGAGGTGTCCGGCGTACTGCTGGTGGACCGGGACGGCGTGCCGGTGCGGTCCGTGCACCGCTCCCGCTTCCTGTTGTCGATGTCGGGCCGCTACGGGCACGCCCTGTACGCGGACCGGCCGGCCGCGAAGCTCGGCGACCCGCCGCGGACGGTGGGTATCGACGCCACCGCGTGGGAGGTGCTGGACGTGGTGGCGGACGGCGGCCGGGCGAGGATCTCGGACGACGTGGCCGTCGTCGACGCCTACGGCCGGTGCGTGGGCGCCGTACGCCTGGCGGACCTCGTACGGGCGCTGGCCGAGACCCGGGTCGAGGAGGCGGCCGGACTCAATCCGCTCACGCGGCTGCCCGGCTCGGACGCGATCACCGGCGAGGTGGACCGGCGGATCGCGACCGGGCATGCCTTCGCGCTGAGTTGGCTGGATGTCGATCACTTCAAGCAGGTGAACGACAGCGCGGGGTTCGCGGCCGGCGACGAGCTGATCCGGTCGGTCGGGCGGGCTCTGCAACTCGCGGCGTCCGGCAGTACGCGCGTGGGGCACATCGGCGGGGACGACTTCCTGGTACTAGCCGACCCGGAAGGGCTGGATCCGCTCGCCGCGTCCGTGCTGGACGCGCCCTGGTCGGCAGGCGGACGTGCGGTCACGCTGTCCCTGGCCACCGTGCTGTGCCCACCGGGCAGCGTGACCGATCACCGGCAGGCGGCGGCCTGTCTGGCGCCGCTGAAGAAGGCCGCCAAGTCGCTGTACGGCGCGAGTTGGGTGCTGGGACACGTCGGTTCGCCCGGCCACGAGGTCCGTCGCGGCGCGCGGGCGACGGCTCGTCAGGCGGGATGCGCGATGGGGGATCCGACGCGGAGGTGA
- a CDS encoding M15 family metallopeptidase — translation MTRLSLPARSLVTLLVAALALTAAPATARAKTEPKAPDGFVALRTVDRTIIQEMRYFTPHNFVGERIDGYRQPLCILTRPAAEALHQAQRTLLRRGYTLKVYDCYRPQRAVDHFVRWAEDLDDEAMKDEFYPNVEKNRLFADGYIAEKSGHSRGSTVDLTIVKLPAKPTRPYVPGEPLAPCHAPRNERFPDNSVDMGTGYDCFDTLSHTLDPRIQGEQRANRLQLKGILEDLGFVNLAEEWWHYTYKPELYPDTYFDFPVSSKSLAGHH, via the coding sequence ATGACACGACTTTCGCTGCCGGCCCGAAGCCTGGTCACCTTGCTCGTCGCCGCGCTGGCTCTGACCGCCGCACCTGCCACCGCCCGGGCGAAGACCGAGCCCAAGGCCCCCGACGGCTTCGTCGCACTGCGCACCGTCGACCGGACGATCATCCAGGAGATGCGCTACTTCACCCCGCACAACTTCGTGGGCGAGCGCATCGACGGCTACCGGCAGCCCTTGTGCATCCTCACCCGCCCCGCCGCCGAGGCGCTCCACCAGGCGCAACGGACCCTGCTGCGCCGCGGCTACACCCTGAAGGTCTACGACTGCTACCGGCCGCAACGAGCCGTGGACCACTTCGTCCGCTGGGCCGAGGACCTCGACGACGAGGCCATGAAGGACGAGTTCTACCCGAACGTCGAAAAGAACCGGCTGTTCGCCGACGGCTACATCGCGGAGAAGTCGGGCCACAGCCGCGGCTCCACCGTCGACCTGACCATCGTGAAGCTCCCGGCGAAGCCGACCCGGCCGTACGTGCCCGGAGAACCCCTGGCGCCCTGCCACGCGCCCCGGAACGAGCGCTTCCCCGACAATTCCGTCGACATGGGCACCGGATACGACTGCTTCGACACCCTCTCCCACACCCTCGACCCGCGCATCCAGGGGGAGCAGCGGGCGAACCGGCTCCAGCTCAAGGGCATCCTCGAAGACCTCGGATTCGTGAACCTCGCCGAGGAGTGGTGGCACTACACCTACAAGCCCGAGCTGTATCCGGACACCTACTTCGACTTCCCCGTGTCCAGCAAGTCGCTGGCCGGACACCACTGA
- a CDS encoding glycoside hydrolase family 31 protein, producing the protein MEGRDLVRSVKAVGSVGAAQALRTVRAAWRRRRTDSAGLPPRGAERARVPGQVQNAEPGPGGGTLWFSRSRLRIVVAANGAVFWGWDGAEPEPSYALVGCPEPDPRAVLEPDKDGGWRVVAERVTVVVSRNGAVEVRTPGGVTLRRDLPPRWWEPVDGGGARWLQRAEVPADARFFGLGGRASGPRLRDGTYRLWNTDPGRAFVPGDDPLYITMPVQFVVADAGTHLVFHDSTWDGTVTLREGEEGAGSGHDRAGTCELRMDGGPLRCWVVVGTPARVLLAWASLTGAPALPPAWALGHHHARWGFGSEQEVRRIVAGYRERDLPLDAVHLDIDHYDAHQVFTVDRERFPKLPELAEELWRDGVRLVSIIDPAVKSEPGNAVYDGGVAEDAFVRDGSGDVVHGVAWPGEVAYPDFTHARVREWWGGLYEERLAQGFAGFWHDMNEPTSFTAFGEPTLPRSSRHALEGRGGDHREAHNVYALCMARAGFEGVRALTPRQRPFLFSRSGWVGAQRYGGTWSGDVATGWPGLRASMSLVLGLGLCGVPYSGPDVGGFDGSPSPELYLRWFHLGAHLPLFRTHASLRAGRREPWEFGADVLEHARAALVGRRRLAPYFVTLAHLARRTGAPYVRPLWWGAPEDRALRDCEDAFLLGDCLLVAPVLDPGADRRAVQLPRGLWYDTATEQPYRGPGQVLVDAPLSRIPVLARAGSVIPTRSADGGLELEVWAPARGRGGGGMVVPDSGDGWEEAEIERYAVRWEGSRVVVEREGEDGVGEPPHPVRVRGLGEG; encoded by the coding sequence ATGGAGGGTCGTGACCTGGTGCGTTCGGTGAAGGCGGTCGGTTCGGTGGGGGCGGCCCAGGCGTTGCGTACCGTGCGGGCGGCATGGCGGCGTAGGCGTACCGACTCCGCGGGGCTGCCGCCGCGGGGCGCCGAGCGGGCGCGGGTGCCGGGCCAGGTGCAGAACGCGGAGCCGGGGCCGGGTGGTGGCACGTTGTGGTTCAGCCGGTCCCGGTTGCGGATCGTCGTCGCGGCTAACGGCGCCGTGTTCTGGGGGTGGGACGGCGCGGAGCCCGAGCCGTCGTACGCGCTCGTCGGCTGCCCGGAGCCCGATCCCCGGGCGGTGCTGGAGCCGGACAAGGACGGCGGCTGGCGTGTCGTGGCGGAGCGGGTGACCGTCGTGGTGTCGCGCAACGGAGCTGTGGAGGTACGTACGCCGGGCGGTGTGACCTTGCGGCGCGATCTGCCGCCGCGGTGGTGGGAGCCGGTCGACGGGGGCGGCGCGCGCTGGCTTCAGCGGGCGGAGGTGCCTGCGGACGCGCGCTTCTTCGGGCTGGGTGGACGCGCGTCGGGGCCCAGGTTGCGGGACGGCACGTACCGGCTGTGGAACACCGACCCGGGGCGTGCCTTCGTGCCCGGGGACGACCCGCTGTACATCACCATGCCGGTGCAGTTCGTCGTGGCCGACGCCGGCACGCATCTGGTGTTCCACGACAGCACGTGGGACGGGACGGTGACCCTGCGCGAGGGCGAGGAGGGTGCCGGTTCCGGGCACGACCGGGCGGGGACGTGCGAGTTGCGTATGGACGGCGGCCCGCTGCGGTGCTGGGTGGTGGTGGGCACCCCCGCGCGTGTGCTGCTTGCCTGGGCCTCGCTCACCGGTGCGCCCGCGCTGCCGCCCGCCTGGGCGCTGGGGCACCACCACGCGCGGTGGGGGTTCGGCTCGGAGCAGGAAGTGCGGCGGATCGTGGCCGGGTACCGGGAGCGGGATCTCCCGCTGGACGCGGTCCATCTGGACATCGACCACTACGACGCCCATCAGGTGTTCACCGTGGACCGGGAACGCTTCCCGAAGCTGCCGGAGCTGGCCGAGGAGTTGTGGCGGGACGGGGTGCGGCTGGTGTCGATCATCGATCCGGCCGTGAAGTCGGAGCCGGGCAACGCCGTGTACGACGGCGGGGTCGCGGAGGACGCGTTCGTGCGGGACGGCTCCGGGGACGTGGTCCACGGGGTGGCGTGGCCCGGCGAGGTCGCCTATCCCGACTTCACGCACGCGCGCGTGCGTGAGTGGTGGGGCGGCCTCTACGAGGAGCGGCTCGCTCAGGGATTCGCCGGCTTCTGGCACGACATGAACGAGCCGACGTCGTTCACGGCCTTCGGGGAGCCGACGCTGCCCCGCTCGTCCCGGCACGCTCTGGAGGGGCGCGGCGGTGACCACCGGGAGGCGCACAACGTGTACGCCCTGTGCATGGCGCGGGCAGGATTCGAGGGGGTGCGCGCGTTGACGCCGCGGCAGCGGCCGTTCCTGTTCTCGCGCTCCGGCTGGGTCGGTGCGCAGCGCTACGGCGGTACCTGGTCCGGCGACGTCGCGACGGGGTGGCCGGGGCTCCGGGCGTCGATGTCGCTGGTCCTTGGACTGGGGCTGTGCGGGGTGCCGTACTCGGGGCCGGACGTGGGCGGCTTCGACGGCAGCCCTTCCCCCGAGCTGTATCTGCGCTGGTTCCATCTCGGCGCCCATCTGCCGCTGTTCCGCACCCACGCGAGTCTGCGGGCCGGTCGCAGGGAGCCTTGGGAGTTCGGTGCCGACGTGCTGGAGCACGCGCGTGCGGCACTGGTCGGGCGCCGGCGGCTGGCGCCGTACTTCGTGACGCTGGCACATCTGGCCCGTCGCACGGGCGCGCCCTATGTGCGGCCGCTGTGGTGGGGTGCGCCGGAGGACCGGGCGCTGCGGGACTGCGAGGACGCCTTCCTGCTCGGCGACTGCCTCCTGGTGGCGCCGGTGCTCGACCCCGGCGCGGACCGGCGTGCGGTGCAGCTGCCGAGGGGGCTGTGGTACGACACGGCTACGGAGCAGCCGTACCGGGGGCCGGGTCAGGTTCTCGTGGATGCCCCGCTGTCGCGGATTCCGGTGCTGGCGCGCGCGGGGTCCGTGATACCCACGCGGAGCGCGGACGGCGGTCTGGAGTTGGAGGTGTGGGCTCCCGCCCGTGGGCGCGGTGGCGGGGGGATGGTCGTCCCGGACAGCGGCGACGGGTGGGAGGAGGCGGAGATCGAACGGTACGCGGTGCGCTGGGAGGGCTCGCGCGTGGTCGTGGAGCGGGAGGGTGAGGACGGCGTCGGCGAGCCGCCTCACCCGGTGCGTGTGCGGGGGCTCGGGGAGGGCTGA
- the glpK gene encoding glycerol kinase GlpK: MTDNAEKYVAAIDQGTTSSRCIIFDRNGAIVAVDQREHRQIFPKPGWVEHDATEIWSKVQAVVAGAIAKAGLRADQLSALGITNQRETTVLWDRATGKPVHNAIVWQDTRTAALCNELGGRDGQDRFREQTGLPLASYFSGPKAAWLLDNVPGLRARAERGEIAFGTIDSWLIWNLTGGVDGGRHVTDVTNAGRTMLMNLETLQWDPAILAAMNVPESVLPEIRSSAEVYGTAVGQLSGVPVASALGDQQAAVFGQACYDVGSAKNTYGTGSFLLLNTGNRPVPSKSGLLTTMGYKIGGEAPVYCLEGSIAITGALVQWFRDQLGIIRNADEIETLAAGVEDNGGAYIVPAFSGLFAPYWRSDARGVITGLTRYVTKAHLARAVLEATSWQTREVVDAMFQDSGVHITTLKVDGGMTRNNLLMQHQADVLGVPVIRPRVSETTCLGAAYAAGLATGVWNDLDELKAHWQRDAEWTPAMEASVRDREYHNWRKAVEKSFGWMEDGDL, encoded by the coding sequence ATGACGGACAACGCCGAGAAGTACGTCGCCGCGATCGACCAGGGCACCACATCGAGCCGCTGCATCATCTTCGACCGCAACGGCGCGATCGTCGCGGTCGACCAGCGCGAGCACCGCCAGATCTTCCCCAAGCCCGGGTGGGTGGAGCACGACGCCACGGAGATCTGGTCCAAGGTGCAGGCCGTGGTGGCCGGCGCGATCGCCAAGGCCGGACTGCGCGCCGACCAGCTGAGCGCGCTGGGCATCACCAACCAGCGTGAGACGACGGTCCTGTGGGACCGCGCCACGGGCAAGCCGGTGCACAACGCCATCGTGTGGCAGGACACCCGCACCGCCGCCCTCTGCAACGAGTTGGGCGGCCGCGACGGGCAGGACCGTTTCCGCGAGCAGACCGGACTGCCCCTGGCCAGCTACTTCTCCGGGCCCAAGGCGGCCTGGCTGCTCGACAACGTGCCGGGCCTCAGGGCGCGCGCCGAGCGGGGCGAGATCGCCTTCGGAACCATCGACTCCTGGCTCATCTGGAACCTCACCGGCGGCGTCGACGGCGGTCGGCACGTCACCGACGTGACCAACGCCGGGCGCACCATGCTGATGAACCTGGAGACCCTCCAGTGGGATCCGGCCATCCTCGCCGCCATGAACGTGCCCGAGTCCGTGCTGCCCGAGATCAGGTCGTCGGCCGAGGTGTACGGGACCGCGGTGGGCCAGCTCTCGGGCGTGCCCGTCGCGTCGGCGCTCGGCGACCAGCAGGCGGCCGTGTTCGGACAGGCCTGCTACGACGTGGGGTCGGCGAAGAACACGTACGGCACGGGCAGTTTCCTGCTGCTCAACACCGGCAACCGTCCGGTGCCGTCGAAGAGCGGCCTGCTGACCACCATGGGCTACAAGATCGGCGGTGAGGCTCCGGTCTACTGTCTGGAGGGCTCGATCGCCATCACGGGCGCCCTGGTGCAGTGGTTCCGCGACCAGCTCGGCATCATCCGCAACGCCGACGAGATCGAGACCCTCGCGGCCGGTGTCGAGGACAACGGCGGCGCGTACATCGTGCCCGCCTTCTCGGGTCTGTTCGCCCCCTACTGGCGCTCCGACGCGCGTGGTGTGATCACCGGTCTCACCCGGTACGTCACGAAGGCGCATCTCGCGCGCGCGGTGCTGGAGGCGACGAGCTGGCAGACACGTGAGGTCGTGGACGCCATGTTCCAGGATTCCGGGGTGCACATCACCACCCTCAAGGTGGACGGCGGCATGACCAGGAACAACCTGCTGATGCAGCATCAGGCGGACGTGCTCGGTGTGCCGGTGATCCGGCCCCGGGTGTCCGAGACGACCTGCCTGGGGGCCGCGTACGCGGCCGGACTCGCCACCGGAGTGTGGAACGACCTCGACGAGCTCAAGGCGCACTGGCAGCGGGACGCCGAGTGGACACCCGCCATGGAGGCGTCCGTGCGGGACCGCGAGTACCACAACTGGCGCAAGGCGGTGGAGAAGAGCTTCGGCTGGATGGAGGACGGCGACCTCTAG
- a CDS encoding MIP/aquaporin family protein translates to MSNGDILVGEIIGTAILILFGAGVCAAVTLRHSKARASGWTVIAFGWGFGVLAGAYTAAPLSGGHLNPAVTLGIAVDTGEWGKVWLYLLGQMIGAMLGAALAYLVYFAQFQANVRGSDTTGGPADEPTPTLGIFSTIPEIRNPVANLVTEIIATIALVLPILAFGLTEGLGQSGTTVLIVSLLVVGIGLSLGGPTGYAINPARDLGPRIVHAFLPIPNKGTSDWAYAWVPVVGPLVGGTLAGLIYNAAF, encoded by the coding sequence ATGAGCAACGGAGACATTCTCGTCGGCGAGATCATCGGAACCGCCATCCTCATCCTCTTCGGGGCCGGTGTCTGCGCCGCCGTGACCCTCAGACACTCCAAGGCGCGGGCCTCGGGCTGGACAGTGATCGCCTTCGGCTGGGGTTTCGGCGTACTGGCCGGCGCGTACACCGCCGCGCCCCTGTCGGGCGGGCACCTCAACCCCGCCGTGACCCTCGGCATCGCCGTCGACACCGGTGAGTGGGGCAAGGTCTGGCTGTACCTGCTGGGCCAGATGATCGGCGCCATGCTCGGCGCCGCCCTCGCCTACCTGGTGTACTTCGCCCAGTTCCAGGCCAACGTCCGCGGGTCCGACACGACCGGCGGCCCGGCGGACGAGCCGACTCCGACCCTCGGGATCTTCTCCACCATCCCGGAGATCCGGAATCCCGTCGCGAACCTGGTCACCGAGATCATCGCAACGATCGCGCTGGTGCTGCCGATTCTCGCCTTCGGCCTGACCGAAGGGCTCGGGCAGTCCGGAACGACCGTGCTGATCGTCTCGCTCCTGGTCGTCGGTATCGGCCTCTCGCTCGGCGGGCCGACCGGCTACGCGATCAACCCCGCGCGCGACCTCGGCCCGCGCATCGTGCACGCCTTCCTGCCGATCCCGAACAAGGGCACCTCGGACTGGGCCTACGCCTGGGTTCCGGTCGTCGGCCCGCTCGTCGGAGGAACGCTCGCGGGCCTCATCTACAACGCAGCCTTCTGA